Proteins co-encoded in one Ruegeria sp. YS9 genomic window:
- a CDS encoding esterase-like activity of phytase family protein, with amino-acid sequence MRLSLAIQVGAALFLATAALGVDVKTATHQSSFAWRDKADWFGGFSALHISDNGQQMMALSDRARLVTARIERLDGEITGLRILGQWPVLSSNGHIMSGGVGDSEGIAAAPDGGFYISFEGVHRVAHYPAPGTKARVLPRPQAFQHLADNGSFEGLAIDGRGRLYTLPETNRTSGGDIPVYRWNGQTWSTPFVLPQRGWFKPVAADFGPDGRFYVLERSLSAIGFRSRLRRWDLAGDMPNAEKTLFETGTGAHDNLEGLSIWRDDQGRLRATMISDDNFLALQRTELVEYLLPD; translated from the coding sequence ATGCGCCTCAGTCTTGCAATCCAAGTAGGTGCGGCACTGTTTCTGGCCACGGCGGCCCTTGGAGTGGATGTCAAAACCGCCACACATCAAAGCAGTTTTGCATGGCGTGACAAGGCGGATTGGTTCGGTGGATTCTCGGCGCTGCACATTTCCGACAATGGGCAGCAGATGATGGCGCTGAGCGACCGGGCGCGGTTGGTGACGGCGCGCATTGAGCGTCTTGATGGAGAGATCACCGGCCTTCGCATTCTGGGGCAATGGCCGGTTCTGTCCAGCAATGGTCATATCATGTCAGGCGGCGTTGGCGATTCCGAAGGGATTGCGGCGGCTCCTGACGGTGGGTTCTATATCTCATTCGAAGGGGTGCACCGCGTCGCCCATTACCCCGCACCGGGCACGAAGGCGCGTGTATTGCCACGCCCGCAGGCATTTCAGCATCTCGCCGACAACGGGTCCTTTGAAGGTTTGGCCATCGATGGGCGCGGGCGGCTGTATACGTTGCCGGAAACAAACCGCACCTCGGGCGGAGATATTCCCGTCTATCGCTGGAATGGCCAAACCTGGTCGACCCCTTTTGTTCTGCCCCAGCGCGGTTGGTTCAAGCCGGTTGCCGCTGATTTCGGTCCTGATGGGCGGTTTTATGTGTTGGAGCGAAGCCTCTCGGCAATCGGGTTTCGCTCGCGCCTGCGGCGGTGGGATCTGGCAGGCGACATGCCAAACGCCGAGAAAACCCTGTTCGAAACCGGAACGGGCGCGCATGACAACCTCGAAGGCTTGTCGATCTGGCGGGATGATCAGGGACGTTTGCGGGCCACGATGATCTCGGACGACAACTTTCTGGCGCTGCAACGGACCGAGTTGGTCGAGTATCTGCTGCCCGATTGA
- the mepA gene encoding penicillin-insensitive murein endopeptidase, whose product MILLRFFALLVIAALAHTASAQPLAKQLFGAQKVSSQQKAAAFGSYSRGCAAGSVQLPETGPTWQAMRLSRNRNWGHPEAIDYVQDLSRFAAKQPGWNGLYIGDISQPRGGPMTSGHRSHQLGLDIDIWMLPGDNMRLSRKARENISSVSLRRSNGAYVNSNWTKQHHAVLREAAKDKRVARIFVFPGAKVQMCNDEKGNRAYLRKIRPWWGHHYHFHVRLKCPRGSKGCVNQDAPPKGDGCAEAQQWVRNILNPPPPDPNAPPPKKRREYVLADLPKQCASVLQSK is encoded by the coding sequence ATGATTTTATTACGTTTTTTTGCACTACTGGTAATAGCCGCGCTGGCACATACGGCATCAGCGCAGCCCTTGGCAAAGCAGTTGTTCGGGGCACAGAAGGTAAGCTCGCAACAAAAAGCAGCGGCGTTCGGCAGTTATTCGCGCGGATGTGCGGCCGGATCGGTACAATTGCCCGAAACCGGGCCCACGTGGCAGGCAATGCGGCTGTCGCGCAATCGCAACTGGGGGCATCCCGAGGCAATCGATTACGTGCAGGACCTCAGCCGGTTCGCGGCGAAACAGCCGGGTTGGAACGGTCTCTATATCGGGGATATCAGCCAGCCGCGGGGTGGGCCAATGACTTCGGGCCACCGCTCGCACCAGCTGGGGCTGGATATCGATATCTGGATGCTTCCGGGTGACAACATGCGCCTGTCGCGCAAGGCGCGCGAGAATATTTCGTCCGTATCGCTGCGCCGCTCGAACGGTGCCTACGTCAACAGCAACTGGACCAAACAGCACCACGCGGTGCTGCGCGAAGCCGCCAAGGACAAGCGCGTGGCACGTATCTTCGTGTTCCCCGGCGCGAAAGTTCAGATGTGCAACGATGAAAAAGGCAACCGGGCCTACCTGCGCAAGATCAGGCCCTGGTGGGGGCATCACTACCACTTCCATGTGCGCCTGAAATGCCCAAGAGGATCAAAGGGATGCGTCAACCAGGACGCACCTCCCAAGGGCGATGGCTGTGCCGAGGCGCAACAATGGGTGCGTAACATCCTGAACCCGCCGCCGCCCGACCCGAACGCGCCGCCGCCCAAGAAACGCCGGGAATATGTGCTGGCCGATTTGCCGAAACAATGCGCCTCAGTCTTGCAATCCAAGTAG